In one Palaemon carinicauda isolate YSFRI2023 chromosome 25, ASM3689809v2, whole genome shotgun sequence genomic region, the following are encoded:
- the LOC137618822 gene encoding uncharacterized protein, with the protein MPFNLQQFIVSPRDHVESLTVATKTDLKNLARHYDVQVPATAVKCVILSHILNFLVDEDIVPEEELADVRALTVTNPNSDLDKLSLQLELEKMKMQAATAAATAATAAAEVEERKAAAAERAATAATLVERERAAAAERAATAAAELEERKAAAAERTAAAAASLERIKVETAAEAAATALEQQEKESEQKNNALRVRLQIEREAATVTERDLAFIRLKEKEEGKLIPEPFDVGKVQKLLPTFEEREPDNYFSVFEDTAKNLNWPQDKWYLIIRNSFKGKALSVCATMLEEHDYFIIKQAILDAYSITAEGYRQIFRNSQKQVQQTFLEFMNGKIKQFQKWVDKVDVKTFEQLKDLIVMEEFLRKIPGSINVYLREQNESDPKKAALKADDYALIHKVGKTPYRETRPKETCTYCKQEGHHISECPDPHCAASYLKRKPNPPQFSPKQMNLPKQEPKPKVDKKKTYHCASHESQAFAPFTCSGKINGKPVTILRDTGSSQTIVSPKVIRPKGETHRYVAVNDLTSKSMLPLINVNLHCPYFSGTTEVAVNPELLPCKNVDVILGNDIANSVVLTNLIAVSPGEVVQEECLAVTQSSKKDTPTESSSNPLPVSEPMDFNELMSTYKIQPDSFSYQQRKDVTLQQCFNQVKPKDTNKCSYFYINNNVLMRKFRSSKNSHLETWKDLFQIVVPKDIRPLILELSHSADSHLGITKTYERISQDFYWPNMKNDIKEYVKTCTTCQKVSSPNVKVPVAPLKPIIVPKEPFSKIIVDCVGPLPKTKRGHEYLLTALCPTTRYPFAVPLRNISAKNILKSLVSIFTVVGFPTELQCDQGTNFMSHAFKTAMKDYHITQVSSSAYHPQTNGALERTHQTIKNLLRKYIHSSGNEWDCDLELIMYIIRGVRNQSTGMSPFELLFGRRPRTILSSVKERILKLGDNEVPLSQYISELNKKLSDLHSIAKTNLITAQEKMKINYDKKAKTRSFKVGEAVLLYHPIAGSPLREKYQGPYTITHRISPTNYIIATPDKRKSTQLVHINLLKAYLSPSTAESKTVIITSAIPYIDCPMDQFTDDPITASWQDSQNSKILENLSDYLKPLSASKCKSLVALFHEFPSITSDKPGRCTMLDHDIKLQPGAAPIKQAFYRTSQKKLGIMKEEVNYLVREGLAEPSASPWASPCLLVGKKNGKFRLCTDYRKINNLTIKDSYPLPRIQDIIDQVSNSTYLTQIDLLKGYYQIKLTETAKEISSFITPFGLFSYNVMPFGLANAPATFQRVMSLILQDLEKVFVYLDDIIIASDTWINHIQKIKEVFSRLKQHGLTINLAKSNFCKGQVSYLGHRVGSGKVLPHDANISAITSYPVPTTKQELKRFLGMVGYYSKFSPNFSPFTGPLFALTSSKVNFSWCQQHDQIFNQLKTYLSSPPILMAPNLTKPFYLQTDASDLGYGGILLQHPAPITAITGNLPPLADLLPVSYSSGRFMGSQLNWPTVEKELFAIVATIQR; encoded by the exons atgcctttcaacttgcaacaatttattgtatcaccacgagatcatgtggaatctctcacagttgccacaaaaactgacctaaagaatctagctcgccattatgatgtacaggttcccgcaactgccgtaaaatgtgtaattctcagtcatattttgaacttccttgtagatgaagatattgttccagaagaagaattggctgacgttcgagctctaacagttaccaatccaaatagtgacttggataaactaagtctacagctggagttggaaaagatgaagatgcaagccgcaactgcagcggcaactgccgcaactgccgccgctgag gtagaagagaggaaagccgctgctgctgaaagagccgcaactgccgcaactctggtagaacgagaaagagccgctgctgctgaacgagccgcaactgccgccgctgagttagaagagaggaaagccgctgctgctgagcgcacggctgctgctgctgcttccctagaacgtatcaaggtggaaactgctgcggaagctgctgcaactgctttggagcaacaagaaaaagaaagtgaacagaaaaacaacgctctccgtgttaggctgcagattgagagagaagcggccacagtaacagaacgggatctggcatttataagactgaaagaaaaggaagaaggtaagctaattcccgaaccctttgatgtgggcaaggtgcagaaattgctgcccacatttgaagaacgggaacctgataactacttttctgtgttcgaagacacagccaagaatctcaattggcctcaggacaaatggtatttaatcatccggaactcatttaaaggtaaagcattatctgtatgtgccactatgttagaggaacatgattatttcataattaaacaggcaatccttgatgcttattctattactgcggaaggttataggcaaatatttcgtaatagtcagaagcaagttcagcagacctttttagaatttatgaatggaaagattaaacagtttcagaagtgggtagacaaagtagatgtcaaaactttcgagcagttgaaagatttaatagtaatggaggagttcttaaggaaaataccaggtagcattaatgtgtatctaagagagcagaatgaatctgaccctaagaaagccgctttaaaggcagatgactatgctcttattcataaagtaggtaaaaccccatatagagaaactagacctaaggaaacttgtacatactgcaaacaagaaggacatcatatttcagaatgtcctgatccacattgtgcagcttcatacttaaagagaaaacctaatccccctcaattctctcctaagcaaatgaatctgcccaaacaggaaccaaaacctaaggtggataAGAAAAAGACCtaccattgtgcatcacacgagtcccaagcgtttgcacccttcacttgctcaggcaaaataaatggtaaacctgtaaccatactcagagacactggatcctctcaaacgatcgtctctcctaaagtaatacgacctaaaggtgaaactcacaggtatgttgcagttaatgacctaaccagtaagtctatgttgcctctcattaatgtaaaccttcattgtccttatttctctggaactactgaagtagctgtaaatccagaactgttaccatgcaagaatgtagatgtaatcctgggtaatgacatagctaactctgttgtcttaacaaacttaatagcagtatctccaggtgaagttgtacaggaggaatgcttagcagtgacacaaagcagtaaaaaggacacccctactgaatcatcatcaaacccgttgccagtctctgaacctatggatttcaacgagttgatgagtacatataagatccagcctgattcctttagctatcaacaaaggaaagatgtcactctacagcagtgtttcaaccaagtgaaaccaaaggataccaacaagtgttcttatttttatattaataataatgtactaatgagaaaattcaggtccagcaagaacagtcatctagaaacctggaaggatctattccagatagttgttcctaaggatataagacctctgatcctagaattgtcccactctgctgactctcatcttggtatcactaaaacatatgaacgcatcagtcaagacttttattggccaaacatgaagaatgacattaaagagtatgtaaaaacatgtacaacatgtcaaaaagtaagtagtcctaatgtaaaagtaccagttgcacccttaaaacctataattgtgcctaaagaacctttcagtaagatcatagtagattgtgtaggccctttgcctaagacaaaaaggggacatgaatacttgcttacggccttatgcccaactacgcgttatccatttgcagtacctttaagaaacatttcagccaagaacatcctaaagtcactagtgtccatatttactgttgtaggatttccaactgaactacaatgtgatcaaggaaccaatttcatgagtcatgcttttaaaacagctatgaaagattaccatataacgcaagtctcatcctcagcttaccatccacagaccaatggagcattagaacgcactcaccagaccattaaaaatcttctccggaaatacatccatagttcaggtaacgagtgggattgcgatttggaactgatcatgtacatcatacgaggagttcgaaatcagtctactggtatgtcaccttttgaactactcttcggtcgacggccacgaactatcctcagttcagtcaaagaacgcatcctgaagttgggagataatgaggtacctctttcccaatatatttcagaactcaacaagaaactttcagatcttcactccattgccaaaactaacttgataacagctcaagagaagatgaagattaactatgataaaaaggctaaaaccagaagtttcaaagtaggagaagcagtgctgctataccatccgattgcaggctctcccctacgagagaaataccagggaccttataccatcactcaccgtatctcgccaaccaactatataatcgccactccagataagcgtaagtctactcaattagtccacataaacctcttaaaggcctatttgtctccctcaacagctgaaagtaaaacggtaattattactagtgccataccatacatagattgtcctatggatcaatttacagatgatccaataactgcatcttggcaggattctcaaaactcaaagatcttggaaaacttatcagactatctaaaacccttatctgcatcaaaatgtaaatctttagtagctttattccatgaatttcctagtataacttcagataaaccaggcagatgcaccatgctagatcatgacatcaaactacaaccaggtgctgcacccattaaacaagctttctatcgaacatcacagaagaaattgggtatcatgaaagaagaagtgaactacttagtaagagaaggattggcagaacccagtgcgtcaccatgggcttccccatgtctcctagtaggaaagaaaaatggtaaatttcgtctttgtaccgattacaggaagattaataatttaacaattaaagattcgtatcctctaccaagaatacaagatatcattgaccaagtaagtaattcgacctacttaacccaaatagatttgttgaagggttattaccaaattaaattaacagaaacggcaaaggaaatttcttcatttatcactccatttggcttatttagttataacgtaatgccattcggattagccaacgcacctgccaccttccaaagagtaatgtctttaattttacaggacttggaaaaagtatttgtatatttagatgacatcattattgcctctgacacatggataaaccatattcaaaagataaaagaagttttctcaaggttgaaacaacatggattaacgatcaacttagcaaaaagtaatttttgcaaaggtcaggtatcttaccttggtcatcgagttggcagtggtaaagtattaccccatgatgcaaatattagcgctataacttcttatcctgttccaactaccaaacaggaattaaaaagatttctaggtatggtaggatattactccaagttcagtccaaatttctcaccgttcacaggaccactatttgctttaacttcttcaaaagtaaatttttcttggtgccagcaacatgatcaaatatttaaccagctaaaaacttacttgtcatctcctcctatattaatggcacctaacctcaccaaaccattctatctccaaacagacgctagtgatcttggatatgggggcattttattacagcatcctgctccaataacagccataacaggaaacctgcccccactagctgatctgttaccagtctcttattccagtggacgatttatgggttcccaactaaattggcccactgtggagaaagaactattcgccatcgtagctaccatacAGAGATag